A DNA window from Naumovozyma dairenensis CBS 421 chromosome 7, complete genome contains the following coding sequences:
- the LCL2 gene encoding Lcl2p (similar to Saccharomyces cerevisiae YLR104W; ancestral locus Anc_8.293) produces MLSKRFKSSFFLPFFLIVSISPVVGFFQFQQQQQQQPIELSYEERILNNDCDKYLCPDTLACVASKKDCPCPFPKSQLKCLISNERYVCISKPATHDEEMNAVYDDPVKGPKAAFDGMRDCGWVKNAYNLKL; encoded by the coding sequence ATGCTTTCGAAACGTTTTAAGTCCTCCTTCTTTCTTCCATTCTTTTTAATAGTCAGCATATCTCCGGTAGTCggatttttccaatttcaacagcaacaacagcaacaaccTATAGAACTGTCATATGAAGAAAGGATCCTAAATAACGACTGTGATAAGTACCTATGCCCGGATACGTTAGCATGTGTGGCTTCCAAGAAAGATTGTCCATGTCCCTTCCCAAAATCACAGCTGAAATGCCTAATTTCCAACGAACGTTATGTATGTATTTCAAAGCCTGCTACACATGATGAGGAAATGAATGCAGTGTATGATGATCCTGTTAAGGGGCCAAAGGCTGCATTTGATGGCATGAGAGATTGTGGATGGGTAAAGAATGCAtacaatttgaaattatag
- the HST1 gene encoding histone deacetylase HST1 (similar to Saccharomyces cerevisiae SIR2 (YDL042C) and HST1 (YOL068C); ancestral locus Anc_3.151) — protein sequence MTSISSTPTGPLINGNKRAFIDPNDSNLNNINISSKKPKLQDDYTLKLENPNNNNNNGNIPDEDEQVLSKFSRKAPNILTDEGKLIPLIPPQPIVLGKDPKANKYILPKITKEDSLNARMVLKYYGLKKFLDTYLPEELNSLYVYFLIKLLGFEIKDRELLNTIYEFINQDMNMTIDNMSLAIQKFDDPLEKKQAVRLIKDLQKAINKVLCTRLRLSNFYTVDHFVNALKTSKRILVLTGAGVSTSLGIPDFRSSEGFYSRIRHLGLDDPQDVFNYDIFMQDPSVFYNIAHMVLPPDNLYSPLHSFIKLLQDKNKLLRNYTQNIDNLESNAGIQEENLVQCHGSFATASCVTCHWKVPGEKIYDNIRKLELPLCPYCYKKRREYFPNNNTKFSSNSMTDLTNNHFAGQVLKSYGVLKPDITIFXVVKSLPSKFHRTIKEDILKCDLLICIGTSLKVAPVSEIVNMVPAHVPQILINRDPVRHAEFDVNMLGFCDDVAALVAQKCQWDIPHEKWDTLKNTKFDCIEKEKGSYNIKIHQDNIQKEGEGQGQEHKTTETKEQEEDEDKSLTTISTSE from the coding sequence ATGACAAGCATTTCATCAACTCCTACGGGCCCATTAATTAATGGTAACAAAAGAGCGTTCATAGATCCTAACGACTCAAATctcaataatataaatatttcatcGAAAAAACCAAAACTACAAGATGATTATACACTTAAACTTGAAAACCcgaacaataataataataatggcaATATAcctgatgaagatgagCAAGTCCTAAGTAAATTTTCTAGAAAAGCCCCTAATATTTTGACGGATGAAGGTAAATTAATTCCACTTATCCCCCCACAGCCGATCGTATTAGGTAAAGATCCAAAGgcaaataaatatattttaccCAAGATTACCAAGGAAGATTCATTGAATGCAAGGATGGTTTTGAAATACTATggtttgaagaaatttttagACACTTACTTACCGGAAGAACTAAATTCTCTTTACGtttatttcttgataaaattattagGTTTCGAAATTAAGGATCgtgaattattaaataccATCTATGAGTTTATTAACCAAGACATGAATATGACTATAGATAATATGTCTTTAGCGATTCAGAAATTTGATGACCCATTAGAAAAGAAGCAAGCTGTACGTTTAATTAAGGATTTACAAAAGGCAATTAACAAAGTTCTTTGTACAAGATTAAGATTATCCAATTTCTATACAGTGGATCATTTTGTTAATGCATTAAAAACCtctaaaagaatattagTGCTGACAGGTGCTGGTGTATCAACATCATTGGGGATTCCAGATTTCAGATCCTCTGAAGGATTTTATTCTAGAATTAGACATCTAGGTTTAGATGATCCACAAGATGTTTTCAATTATGATATCTTCATGCAAGATCCCTCTGTTTTTTATAACATTGCTCACATGGTCTTACCACCTGATAACCTTTATTCTCCATTACATagttttattaaattactTCAAGataaaaacaaattattaagaaattatacTCAAAACattgataatttggaatCAAATGCAGGcattcaagaagaaaatttagTTCAGTGCCATGGTTCATTCGCTACCGCATCATGTGTAACATGTCATTGGAAAGTACCAGGTGAAAAAATCTATGATAATATAAGGAAACTAGAATTACCCTTATGTCCATATTGCTATaagaagagaagagaaTACTTCCcaaacaataataccaaattcagttcaaattcaatgacTGATTTAACAAATAATCATTTTGCTGGTCAAGTATTAAAATCTTATGGTGTCTTAAAACCTgatattactattttttNGGTAGTAAAGTCATTACCGTCTAAATTTCATAGAACCATTAAAGAGGATATATTAAAATGTGATCTTTTGATTTGTATTGGTACAAGTTTGAAAGTGGCGCCTGTTTCTGAAATCGTTAATATGGTTCCAGCTCATGTACCGCaaattttaattaataGAGACCCAGTAAGGCATGCAGAATTTGATGTGAATATGTTGGGATTTTGTGATGATGTTGCTGCATTAGTGGCCCAAAAATGTCAATGGGATATTCCTCATGAAAAATGGGACACTCTGAAAAATACTAAATTCGATTgtattgaaaaggaaaagggTTCATATAACATAAAAATCCATCAAGATAATATACAGaaagaaggagaaggaCAAGGACAAGAACATAAAACAACAGAGACAAAAGAAcaggaagaagatgaagataagTCATTAACCACGATATCAACGTCAGAATAA
- the DCD1 gene encoding deoxycytidine monophosphate deaminase (similar to Saccharomyces cerevisiae DCD1 (YHR144C); ancestral locus Anc_2.84) encodes MLVAITGNGKFGAEHVRDIFIKNHEFKSLEEDDFETNDEILEYATKHYKENLIMLTNDLYLITVLEKRPFFVHLTVNSSLALKRAIISKTSKDLSPEDALAAIMNEMSLEESNHEYLELYEKAHIKFKLVGKDWATVEKRLIKVVKEQIEQLQVKKNPFENVPPLRPSWDTYFMKLATLAATRSNCMKRKVGCVIVRDHRVIATGYNGTPRHLTNCFNGGCDRCNDGGSKNLNTCLCLHAEENALLEAGRDRVGFNATLYCDTCPCLTCSVKIVQSGITEVVYSQTYRMDEQSYKVLTAAGINVRQYSFIEEPRLVIV; translated from the coding sequence ATGCTAGTAGCAATCACAGGGAACGGTAAGTTTGGTGCTGAACATGTTAGAGAcatttttatcaaaaatcATGAATTTAAAAGCTTGGAAGAGGATGATTTTGAGACTAATGATGAGATCCTAGAATATGCCACAAAGcattataaagaaaatttgattatGCTAACTAATGACCTATACCTTATAACAGTATTAGAAAAGAGACCGTTTTTCGTACACTTGACTGTTAATTCATCTTTGGCTTTGAAGAGGgcaataatatcaaaaacCAGCAAAGATCTTAGCCCAGAAGATGCCTTAGCAGCTATTATGAATGAAATGAGTCTTGAAGAATCTAATCACGAGTATCTTGAACTATACGAGAAAGCACATATCAAATTTAAGCTTGTCGGAAAAGATTGGGCTACCGttgaaaaaagattaatCAAAGTTGTCaaagaacaaattgaacaattacAAGTGAAAAAGAATccttttgaaaatgttcCGCCGTTAAGACCTAGTTGGGATACTTATTTCATGAAATTAGCAACATTAGCAGCTACACGCTCCAATTGtatgaaaaggaaagtTGGCTGTGTCATTGTAAGAGATCACAGAGTTATTGCTACAGGATACAACGGTACGCCACGTCATTTAACCAATTGTTTCAACGGCGGCTGTGATCGTTGTAATGACGGTGGTTCGAAAAACTTGAATACATGTTTGTGTCTTCATGCAGAAGAGAATGCATTGTTAGAAGCAGGTAGAGATCGTGTCGGTTTTAATGCGACATTATATTGTGACACCTGCCCATGTTTAACATGTTCCGTTAAGATTGTTCAATCTGGAATTACCGAAGTCGTATATAGTCAAACATATCGTATGGATGAACAAAGTTACAAAGTCTTGACGGCTGCTGGTATTAATGTGAGACAATATAGTTTCATCGAAGAACCACGACTTGTTATtgtttaa
- the NUF2 gene encoding kinetochore-associated Ndc80 complex subunit NUF2 (similar to Saccharomyces cerevisiae NUF2 (YOL069W); ancestral locus Anc_3.149), with the protein MNHDIFPILDITELVICLQSCDFSIATEDQISRPTAEFVMTIYKQIIENFMGISVDSALRTDGVLPKDAPNEDFNNDGLLPTLIMTKICYKFFQNVGVADFTLLDLTKPDHQRTVRLLSAVINYARFREERMFDCNKFITQMETLLSELRSKFDDYNLLQQQMKEYEEEINILDAGDDNGTKELNKLEENNKNLENQLKKLTQVQETLSINYSNYKSEKQKILKELESLGFQIVELESQRDKLENYTNIDIEELNTTVEDLSKILENKEKVLQNLRIKQKNLETKITTFEKISTELYDILRLISTEVQNSHGTQVNLIDIQNQLLENRDKLQDILSNAVLLKSNVLKEQLKDQREQFNKFTEDYDEKSNENKLRLEELQQQFSKEIIPKLRETENHIQRDLIDGEVKLLEKEIRDIQLKFNEELDSIELEYSLLVGHINRYMEMILDKINP; encoded by the coding sequence ATGAACCACGAtatctttccaattttggATATAACTGAATTGGTGATATGTTTACAAAGTTGTGATTTTTCCATTGCAACAGAAGATCAAATCTCTAGACCTACTGCAGAGTTTGTAATGACCATTTACAAACAAATCATTGAGAATTTCATGGGTATATCAGTAGATTCTGCTCTCCGGACCGACGGGGTCTTACCAAAGGATGCTCCCAACGaagatttcaataatgatgGATTATTACCGACTTTAATAATGACGAAGATTtgttataaatttttccaaaatgtGGGAGTTGCTGATTTTACATTACTTGATCTGACTAAACCGGATCATCAACGAACCGTTAGACTGCTGAGTGCCGTGATCAACTATGCAAGATTTAGAGAGGAAAGAATGTTTGACTGTAACAAGTTCATTACACAGATGGAGACTTTGTTGAGTGAACTAAGATCCAAATTCGATGATTATAACCTTTTACAACAACAGATGAAAGAATACGAAGAGgagataaatatattggaTGCTGGCGATGATAATGGAActaaagaattgaataaattagaagagaacaataaaaatttagaaaatcaattgaaaaaattaactcAAGTACAAGAAACtttatcaataaattataGCAATTATAAATCTGAAAAGcagaaaattttaaaagagTTGGAATCGTTGGGGTTTCAAATAGTGGAACTAGAATCACAAAGagataaattagaaaattatacaaatattgatattgaagaattaaataCAACCGTGGAAGATCTCTCGAAAATCttagaaaacaaagaaaaagtcTTGCAAAATCTTcgaataaaacaaaaaaacttAGAAACTAAAATAAcaacttttgaaaaaatttcaactgaattatatgatatcCTAAGATTAATCTCCACAGAAGTACAAAATTCTCATGGTACTCAAGTGAATTTAATAGATATTCAAAACCAATTACTAGAGAATCGTgataaattacaagatataCTTTCAAATGCTGTCTTATTAAAATCTAATGTATTAAAGgaacaattgaaagatcAAAGAGaacaatttaataaatttacagaagattatgatgaaaaatcaaatgaaaataaattacgTTTGGAAGaactacaacaacaattttcaaaagaaatcatACCTAAGTTGAGGGAAACTGAAAATCATATCCAAAGAGATTTAATTGATGGCGAAGTTAAATTGttggaaaaggaaattcGAGATATCCAattaaaattcaatgaagaattggattcaattgaattggaatattCATTGCTAGTGGGTCACATAAATAGATATATGGAAATGATActtgataaaataaatCCATAA
- the SEN2 gene encoding tRNA splicing endonuclease subunit SEN2 (similar to Saccharomyces cerevisiae SEN2 (YLR105C); ancestral locus Anc_8.294), which yields MAKGSRQYSLRYKYPLPIHPIDDLPPLILHNPISWAYWIYKYIRSSNNVKDKIHVDIIGNRYPRILVKDDVQMLYLWDNGFFGTGQLSRSEPTWKSRTEARLDADDSIAADKSQLTLEKVTQRRRLQRLEFKKMREQLENQLLQLRRSGGSKEQEYALLEREREALRDFKAQQSFHDELDNVATDEGQINGGENEISVREEDSELIDGNGNIKQLEALELMPVEAIFLTFALPVLDIDMSSLFTRLHAYSSGDIEYKNIHNLMIQYVSYHHYRSHGWCVRSGIKFGCDYLLYKRGPPFQHAEFCIVTMDAHTTKDYTWYSSIARVCGGARKTLVLCYVERLISEEKVMALLNKRDYAGIFSSYKINEVTYKRWVPGKNRD from the coding sequence ATGGCAAAAGGTAGCAGGCAATACTCATTGAGGTATAAATATCCATTACCTATACATCCGATAGATGACCTTCCGcctttaattcttcataatCCGATCTCATGGGCATACTGGATATACAAATACATACGATCTTCCAATAATGTGAAAGATAAAATTCATGTTGATATCATTGGGAATAGATACCCACGTATTTTAGTGAAAGATGATGTTCAAATGCTTTATTTATGGGATAATGGGTTTTTCGGAACTGGTCAACTGTCTCGTAGTGAACCTACATGGAAGAGCAGAACTGAAGCAAGACTAGATGCGGATGACAGCATAGCTGCTGATAAGTCACAATTGACTTTGGAGAAAGTTACTCAGAGAAGGAGATTACAAAGATTGGAGTTCAAGAAAATGCGTGAACAATTGGAGaatcaacttcttcaattaaGAAGAAGTGGTGGTAGCaaagaacaagaatatGCATTGTTAGAGAGAGAAAGAGAAGCACTTCGAGATTTTAAGGCTCAACAATCTTTCCATGATGAACTTGATAATGTAGCTACCGATGAAGGCCAGATAAACGGTGGTGAGAATGAAATATCTGTACGAGAAGAAGATTCCGAGTTGATTGACGGAAATGGTAACATCAAGCAACTGGAAGCATTGGAACTAATGCCTGTTGAAGCAATATTTTTGACTTTTGCTCTACCTGTTTTAGACATAGATATGTCCTCGCTTTTTACGAGGTTGCATGCCTATTCTTCAGGTGATATAGAgtacaaaaatatacataatCTGATGATACAGTATGTATCATACCACCATTATCGTTCCCACGGGTGGTGTGTAAGATCAGGTATCAAATTTGGCTGTGATTATCTCCTATATAAGAGGGGTCCACCCTTTCAACATGCTGAATTCTGTATAGTGACCATGGATGCGCATACTACGAAAGATTATACATGGTATTCGAGTATAGCGAGAGTCTGTGGAGGTGCAAGAAAAACCTTGGTATTATGTTATGTCGAAAGATTAATTTCTGAGGAGAAAGTCATGGCTCTCTTGAATAAGAGAGACTATGCAGGTATCTTTTCTAGCTATAAAATCAATGAAGTAACCTATAAAAGATGGGTTCCTGGTAAAAACCGAGattga
- the NBA1 gene encoding Nba1p (similar to Saccharomyces cerevisiae YOL070C; ancestral locus Anc_3.148) — MSLEAYESPSKVSVNTQRLSDMIDSLHNEQSEADLFKFIKTVIPIARTTSPADTHTPPPTASSQLEAQKEPTLISPSKPPSGGLLRSPAGNVSIASMDNRSSMISNYSGVLQEGVEISYVVQNQSPTKVRRHEPRIPELPTLPSEEDMSSVIQQEQQPPINRSTTDITISAVSNAKPVRRFDSKSSMKTISREPSVKRNDTLKLLGSPKRGFPSIDSGNLASESGTSSYYPTTAKQQGSPTVQQKEHVIIIDDDEEQEEEENDNEDSRTASTNDHVSMVSSIIPPLSTTITTNDEGMLPLRSEINEYNPAVPPRSKDRPRSRLFVRDEMDDSEEEDILDEENLAKERQSISNPPNLLHTTNNIHEEDSIIGTTTPSRYSESFYSAASFPDTDKVNEYKVDDSNNDQEDDVIHYDETYLSRPLPNVPQPQRDETIKVNYTPHTPGPQNVNTNVNTAVEDAATADDDDDDDDQYEDIDETVKQGIRQEQRIPKVIPRTKPPKKNKNKKKKQHKNDLSGFDIDTLNQLLNVTKGTLIGSEFNNLGMKIEEKRALERLVDSLSRLTADMVLDPDRFEEGLKRLEKATKALDGF; from the coding sequence ATGTCTCTGGAAGCTTATGAATCACCTTCAAAAGTATCTGTGAATACTCAAAGATTATCTGATATGATAGACTCTTTACATAACGAACAAAGTGAAGCAGAtctttttaaatttatcaagaCCGTCATCCCAATCGCCAGAACGACGTCGCCGGCAGACACACATACCCCTCCGCCTACTGCCTCATCTCAATTAGAAGCCCAAAAAGAACCAACTTTAATCTCACCTTCTAAACCACCGTCCGGTGGTTTATTAAGATCACCAGCAGGGAATGTTTCTATTGCATCAATGGATAATAGATCCAGTATGATCTCTAATTATTCAGGTGTCTTACAAGAAGGTGTCGAGATCTCCTACGTAGTGCAAAATCAAAGTCCAACAAAAGTGAGAAGACATGAACCCAGAATCCCAGAACTACCTACATTACCatcagaagaagatatgTCGTCAGTCatacaacaagaacaacagcCTCCAATAAACCGCTCTACCACAGATATCACTATCAGTGCTGTATCTAATGCAAAACCAGTTAGAAGATTTGATTCTAAAAGTTCAATGAAGACTATATCAAGAGAACCATCGGTGAAAAGAAATGACactttgaaattattaggTAGTCCAAAACGTGGATTTCCATCAATAGATTCCGGTAATTTAGCTAGTGAAAGTGGAACTTCCTCATATTATCCGACCACAGCAAAACAGCAGGGGTCTCCCACCGTACAACAGAAGGAGCAtgtaattattattgatgacgatgaagagcaagaagaggaagaaaatgacAATGAAGATTCGCGTACTGCAAGTACGAATGATCATGTTTCAATGGTCTCCAGTATCATTCCACcattatcaacaacaataactaCTAATGATGAAGGCATGTTGCCCTTGAGATCggaaattaatgaatataatcCTGCTGTCCCGCCAAGGAGTAAAGATAGACCACGTTCAAGGTTATTTGTGAGAGATGAAATGGATGattcagaagaagaagatatacTTGATGAGGAAAATCTGGCGAAGGAAAGACAAAGTATATCAAACCCACCTAACCTTCTTCATACCACCAATAATATACATGAAGAAGACAGTATTATAGGAACAACAACGCCATCTAGATATTCAGAGAGTTTCTACTCTGCGGCAAGTTTTCCCGATACTGATAAAgtaaatgaatataaagtCGATGACAGCAATAACGACCAAGAAGACGATGTAATACACTATGATGAAACTTATCTAAGCAGGCCCTTGCCTAACGTGCCTCAACCACAACGTGATGAAACTATTAAAGTAAATTATACACCGCATACACCTGGGCCCCAAAATGTAAATACCAACGTCAACACTGCCGTCGAAGATGCTGCTActgctgatgatgatgatgatgatgacgatcaatatgaagatattgaCGAGACCGTAAAACAAGGAATTAGACAAGAACAAAGGATACCTAAGGTCATCCCACGAACAAAACCACCcaagaagaataagaataagaagaaaaagcaACACAAAAATGATTTGAGTGGGTTCGACATCGATACTTTGAATCAACTTTTGAACGTAACAAAAGGAACATTAATCGGTTCTGAGTTCAATAATTTAGGGATGAAAATTGAAGAGAAAAGAGCCTTAGAAAGATTAGTTGATTCATTGTCAAGATTAACGGCAGACATGGTTTTAGATCCTGATCGTTTCGAAGAGGgtttgaaaagattagaaAAGGCTACAAAGGCACTGGACGGTTTCTAA
- the NDAI0G02800 gene encoding uncharacterized protein: MKPVVIKPLLGLLVQSATSSALLQISSVTLLDDIRTVSGDITVNAGSSFMITHDFELTIESGTIANNGTLCVSTTDTVSEMSLNIVAKNINNKGNLIIDNEDSGDKSTMVTIGSLNNGGYLRMNLKDNTEYLSVQASLIDNGYISLCHINNYYDKLTFKKYSRVDDMQNTGTTDVSGTNVTSMVQSQVVIVFGGQVLEFNSTVTYPSYDPVTGIVTTTNRYGTFRIDIGLGYDASNFSDAQIRTCEYLGTCYAPYLRYLGVKPAAATERPTECAVKPDLSMAICSAAVSSSVASSSHSTSSSISVPATSIEPTSSAVTQHTVSKGASSTTNDNGQCVVTEISTEYFSTLHTTTYFYTSDSTVTTPVTSTFITTAYSKVK, encoded by the coding sequence atgaaaCCTGTTGTTATAAAGCCTTTACTTGGACTTTTAGTTCAATCTGCTACCTCATCTGCTCTTTTACAGATTTCGTCAGTTACTCTTCTAGACGATATAAGAACCGTTTCTGGTGATATTACAGTCAATGCTGGCTCTTCTTTCATGATAACCCATGACTTTGAGTTAACAATCGAAAGTGGTACTATTGCGAATAACGGTACTCTATGTGTTAGTACAACTGATACTGTAAGTGAGATGTCGCTTAATATTGTTGccaaaaatattaacaatAAGGGAAACTTgattattgataatgagGACAGTGGTGATAAGTCTACCATGGTGACAATTGGCTCATTAAATAACGGCGGGTATTTACGTATGAATTTAAAGGATAATACTGAATATTTATCCGTTCAGGCATCACTTATCGACAATGGCTATATTTCTTTGTGCCACATTAATAATTACTATGATAAATTGACTTTTAAAAAATACTCAAGAGTAGATGACATGCAAAACACTGGTACTACTGATGTTAGTGGTACTAATGTTACATCAATGGTCCAATCACAGGTGGTGATTGTATTCGGAGGGCAAGTTCTGGAGTTCAATAGTACTGTAACTTATCCATCCTACGATCCTGTCACAGGTATCGTCACCACTACTAACAGGTACGGTACTTTCAGAATAGATATTGGTCTCGGGTACGATGCAAGTAATTTTTCTGATGCTCAAATTCGTACTTGTGAGTATTTAGGTACCTGTTACGCTCCCTACTTGAGGTATTTGGGAGTAAAACCTGCTGCAGCAACTGAGAGACCAACAGAGTGTGCTGTGAAACCAGACCTTTCTATGGCAATCTGTAGTGCTGctgtttcttcttcggTTGCTTCCTCTTCCCATTCCACTAGTTCTTCTATCTCAGTACCAGCAACATCTATTGAGCCAACTTCATCTGCTGTGACGCAACACACTGTTTCTAAAGGTGCCTCATCAACCACGAATGATAATGGACAATGTGTTGTTACTGAAATCTCAACGGAATATTTCTCTACATTACATACTACCACTTATTTCTATACCTCTGATTCAACAGTGACCACTCCAGTAACAAGCACTTTTATTACTACTGCTTACAGTAAGGTAAAATAG